The DNA segment ATCttcctatttttttttaatttaaaattcttaattcaataatttttgtCAGAATTTATCATAATATGTTTATCTGTTGTCAATTATATGTCACATCATATAAGAGTAGCCTAATTAATATGTTAAGTTgacaatttttgacaaaaaatatttaaaatattaatgattgaattgagatttttaaattataaaaataggaattacattttaattttttaagtatcgAAACTAAATTTTGTCAAATCATGGTTTTCGTTGCTTTATTATATTTTAGCTAACTTTAATATACACTAATTTAACCTAATCTAATCTCTCTATTTTTATAATACCAGTATTTTACCTAAATAGTTAACAtagataaattttgatgtattttttCACCTAGCttaccttcttctttttttggatATAGTACCTCGTTAGTcactaaacttttaattttttttattttggtcactcaattattaaaattttcaaattaatcactAAAGCaacaaaatttacttttttttttagttagatGAGCAGGTTTTTTTTGTTGACATGGAagcaaaaaaatgttttattgatGCCACAAAATTTCCAcctaatttattaagataaataataataatctctTTAGTCCTTCTTTGTTCTCTTCTTTAAAACACCTTCTTTCAAACCCTAGCCACCGACTGTCGCCTGACCAACGATGGCACCGCCATGATCCTCTTTGTTCTTAATGTAAGACAAATATTTAAAGGTTTAGtggctaaaaaaataatttcttaaatattagtgactaaattaaaaattttcatagttaagtgattaaaataaaaataaaataatattaggtGACTAAACATGTAgtttacactttttttttaattaagaaacaTTCATATCAATATTTTAACAGATATATGATATTATATAAATAGAAGGAtcaaaattatgtcaaattaaagtacaaagactggatctcaaattcaaacataatacaGGGACCAAAACTACAAttagatctaaataaataaaacaaaattaagtccACCCTCTCTCGAAGACGAAGAAAAGACGAAGACGAAGAGCCCTTTACTCAGCTCTCAAAAAATAGAAAACCAGTTCAGACTTCGGCCGCAttatgtaatttattaatttttttaaagatccgataatgtaatttttttttgtgattttttcaaCCAATCAGATGGCTTCGATTCGTAGAACTCTGTCGCCGGCATATCACCACCGTTCTTACCAGAACGGCGCCGGATTCTCCTCTCCGTCTCACAAGTTTTTACCCAACGGGAACAGCAAACATTCCTCTTCAAGGCATTTACCGCTGTTATTCACTGCCTTAAATCTAGTCTACCGCAAAGGATGGCGGCGATCTTTGTGCTGGTGTCTCTTCTTTTTCCTTATAGGGTTCGTTTTTGGAATCACGCTGTTTGGAAACATGGATACCGATATCCGAGCCGAGGATTTCGCATTCCCGGAACTCAAGCCGCCACATGTTGACCTCCTATTGGACGATCAGATTGTTACCTCTGTGTCATTGGGCATTCATACCAGATTGCAAGAACCCAAGGAAGTTGACGATTTAATCGGGCCGCCGTTAAAGCAATTAATTGTCGTTACGCCGACTTATAACAGGGGATTCCAAGCGTATTTCTTGAACAGGTTAGGGCAAGTTTTGAGGTTAGTGAAACCACCTTTGGTTTGGATAGTGGTGGAGGAGAAAGTAGCGTCATTTGAGACGGCAGAGATTTTGAGGAGAACCGGTGTTATGTATCGGCACGTGGTGTGCACGCGCAGTCCTAGTGAACCGAAGGATCGAGGTGTTCATCAAAGGAATGCCGCTTTGGAACATATTGAACGGCATAAGGTCGATGGGATCGTGTTTTTCGCCGACGATGACAATGTCTACACGGTGGAGTTGTTTGAAAGCTTGAGAACTATTAGGTAATTTTagctttttcaattttcttcattAATTTTTTTGGGGAATGTTTTGTGATTACAataattgttgatttttttttatgaacatTTTGTTTTGCTGGGCAGTTGAAAATGGGATGTATTTATTGAAAAGGGGAAGTAATTTTGGTTTATATTTAGTGATTAACTATCTGAAAATTATTGTCATTACTTAATGCATTAGTATTTTTGTTTGTGAATCATATCAGCATGTTACCTCTTTACTATGGTAACAAGATTTAGTTTCATTTTCATATAACAATGTAATCATATAGCTTCGATGATCCTATAGTTCTAGCCTTTGGTTCATCTTCTGTTTATTGCAGCCTTGCTGGTTGCTGATGAATATTTTTTTTCCGGTTTGTCGTGAGATTTTAAATAAGGAATTAACTTAAGATTGTTTGCTGTTGATTAGAAGTTTTCCCTTTGTAAAAGGTTAATGAAGATGTCCAttaacttttattttgattttttttaggatGATATGGCTTTTCAATTTTGGATTGCtttataaattttgtaaagtaattgTTATGAATTGCTTTATGTTATTCTTGTGTTTCTATTTTACAATGAATCATAATATTTACCTTATTTTGTTCTAGACGATTTGGAACTTGGCCTGTTGCCATGCTTGCACCAAGCAAAAACAAGGCAATCCTGGAAGGTCCGGTATGCAATGGAAGTCAAGTAATCGGGTGGCACACAAATGAGAAAAGTAAAAGACTTCGTAGGTTTCATGTTGATATGTCGGGATTTGCTTTCAACAGCAGCATTTTATGGGATCCAAAGAGATGGGGACGCCCCTACTCAAACCCAATTCGACAATTGGACACTGTGAAGGAGGGTTTCCAGGTATATATCATACTGTTGCATTTTGTAGTACTCACCTTGAAGCTGTTGTGTAATTTCTCTAGAAATGTTGCAGCACAATTCTTGGCTTTGCTCACAGTTTCTTTTATGCAGGAAACTACGTTTATAGAGCAAGTGGCTGAAGATGAAAGTCAAATGGAAGGTATACTACCCGGTTGTTCCAGAATCATGAACTGGCACATTCATTTAGATACCAGCAATCTAATTTATCCCAAAGGCTGGCTACTTGAGAAGAACCTAGAGATTACCTTGGCTATCAAGTGACAGGAGTTcatctctacaatttttttatGCTGAGGGCATAAATGGTATGCATTTTGATTCTGCATTTTATTTGTAAGTTTGACTCTGGTTATCAGAGAGGTTGCTCACCCCAAAACAAGGGACCATGATAAACACATAATTAGATGGAAAAAAGAGAAGTAATGGAAACAAGCAAATAAGTGGAGATCAGCCATCTCTCTAGCTGCTGAAGTATATATTAATTTATGCATTCTGGCTTGATTTTCGTAGGGAAACTAAGTAATCTTATACTGAAATTTTTGTGATTGCAGCTAGTTTCCTATCACGGTTCTGCCTGTACATTTTGCCGGTGGCTCATTAGTTCAACTTTCATCAGCAGAATTTGCTGCAACCATTTTCATATAGCAGGGCCTACATTTATTCATCTGGCAGTAAcgaagaaacaaaagatttgtgattttttgtttctagaattttgtAGTGACTGTGCGAGTATTCATATAGAACAAATTCTTGTAGAGTTGTGGTGCTTCGTGTTTTGTGGGTTGGGAGGATTGATTTGGCTCATTAGGTGGTGTTTGATGGGCCTGCTTGTGGATCCATAATCTATGCCCTGTATTTAGGCATTGTATCAAAATCATGGGTGATTTGTTACCTATCCAAGTATTTTTCTTTACCTCATTCTTTCAAGGTCAGGTTCATTTGTTGTTTTCTCCCTCAGTAGTGGGTATTGTCCACAATTGCGATGGTTGAAAAAGTCTTACATGTTGACATTATTTTACTTTATTGAATAAAAGAAAGtgattatttttctttattgaaTGAGGAACTGGGTATTCACTGTTCTTTTTACATAAAATCAGTAGCAATTTTGCTGATATGTAGGTCCTCCTATTGTTCGGTTAAGCATAGTCGGAGACTCAAAACTAAagtcattaataaataaatgcaCCGTCAAATCAGGTACCTTAAAGATAGGTTGCCTTGCAAATCAGGTACCCTAAAGATAGGTTGCCATATTGTGGAAAACAAGTGAAATTTATGAACGATTGACCAAAGCCGCGTTGCGTGAAAGAAGTGTTCACTTTCAGCTTCTGAAGGCTGACAGGAAAATTGATTGTCTTGTACTACAGAATCCACTTTACCATAGTAGATAGGAGCTTGAAACCTTTTTAACTCACCAGCAGTGTGAAAAGATTATGGCGGAGATAGTTCTGTGCCCTCTTCTACAGATTGTCTTTGAAAAGCTAGCCTCTCGGTTCCTGAAAGAGATTGCAGATCGATGTGGATTCAAGGATGAAATCAAGAAGCTTCAACGCGCATTGGGCGCTATCCAGACTGTGCTTCAGGATGCCGAAGAGTGGCAAGCTACAGATAAAAGTTCAAAGTTGTGGTTAAGTGACCATAGAGAGGTAGCTTTTGATGCTGACGACTTGCTTGAAGAGTTTGGTCCTGAAGCGATGATACAAGAAAACAATAATAGCTTGACTGAACAGGTGACAAACATTGTTCCTTCTTTGAGACCTTTCATAACATATCTTAAAAAGTTGCCTGAACTAAAACAGATTAGGGAGAGATTGGATGTGTTATTGGATGAGAGGTCTAATTTCAAGCTCAAGAGAAAAGATGGCGATAAAGCGATTAAAAGTCAACAGAAAAGAGAAACTGGTTCTTTTGTGATTGAATCCGAAGTTATAGGGAGAGAAGAAGATAAAGAAAAGATAGTAGACATGCTACAATTAACTGCTGAAAGTAAAGTCAATGAGGTTGTCTCAGTTATTCCCATAGTGGGTTTAGGGGGACTTGGTAAAACCACACTTGCTCAACTAGTCTATAATGATGAAAGGGTGATAGGAAATTATGAACTCAGGATGTGGGTGTCCGTTAATGATGATTTTCATGTGAGAAAGATTGTTAATTTGATGATAGAATCTGCAACTAGGAGAAAGTGTGATGATCTCATAGGGATGGATGTTCTTCAGTCGAAATTACGGGACTTGTTATTCAAGAGAAGATATTTGCTTGTACTTGATGATGTATGGAACGAAGATGCTGATGAATGGGATAAGCTTAAAAGTTTGCTGAAATTAGGTGCAGAGGGAAGCAAAGTCATAGTCACAACAAGAAGTGCAAAGGTTGCTGCAATTATGGGAACAATGTCTTCTCACCATTTAAAGGGTCTGTCTCATGATGAATGTTGGGGTTTGTTCAAGCAACGTGCCTTCGCAAATGATCAAGAGGACCACGCAAATCTGTTGCCCATTGGAAAACAAATAGTGAGAAAATGTGGGGGTGTTCCTTTAGCAGCAAAGGCACTCGGGAGTCTGATGCGGTTCAAAAGAGAGCCAGAT comes from the Gossypium hirsutum isolate 1008001.06 chromosome A06, Gossypium_hirsutum_v2.1, whole genome shotgun sequence genome and includes:
- the LOC107941329 gene encoding probable beta-1,4-xylosyltransferase IRX9H isoform X2: MASIRRTLSPAYHHRSYQNGAGFSSPSHKFLPNGNSKHSSSRHLPLLFTALNLVYRKGWRRSLCWCLFFFLIGFVFGITLFGNMDTDIRAEDFAFPELKPPHVDLLLDDQIVTSVSLGIHTRLQEPKEVDDLIGPPLKQLIVVTPTYNRGFQAYFLNRLGQVLRLVKPPLVWIVVEEKVASFETAEILRRTGVMYRHVVCTRSPSEPKDRGVHQRNAALEHIERHKVDGIVFFADDDNVYTVELFESLRTIRRFGTWPVAMLAPSKNKAILEGPVCNGSQVIGWHTNEKSKRLRRFHVDMSGFAFNSSILWDPKRWGRPYSNPIRQLDTVKEGFQETTFIEQVAEDESQMEGILPGCSRIMNWHIHLDTSNLIYPKGWLLEKNLEITLAIK